The window GCCGCAGGAGTTGGAAGCGGCTATGGCGCTAAAATCGGCACAATTTGCTGCTTCGGGCGCCGAGATCTATCACGTGAAAGACAAGCTCGTCGCCGAAGCTGAGGAAGCCTAATTATGTTGGGTATTCATGGGGATAATGCGCCCATGAATACCGAGCGTCCCGCGTTTGTTTGGACCATAGCTGGTTCAGACAGTGGCGGCGGTGCCGGTATTCAGGCGGACTTGGCGACAATTCAAGATTTGGGCTGTCACGGTTGCAGCGTGATCACCACAGTGACGGCGCAAAGCTCAGTGGCGGTCATTTTAGTCGAGCCCGTATCAGCGGCGATGTTAATGGCTCAGCTGACGACTCTACTTTCCGACTTGCCACCCAAAGCAATTAAAATCGGCTTACTGGCAGATCAAACTCAAGTGGCATTGCTGGCAGATTGGATCGCGAGTTTTAAAATCCACTATCCATCTGTGCCTGTGATTGTCGATCCTGTGATGGTCGCCAGTTGTGGCGATGCATTAGCAGTCGATAACTGTCAGGATATAAAAAGTGCGGCCAAATCAGCCTTAGATTTTAAGCCTTTCAAAGGTTTAATCGAACTTATCACGCCCAATGTGCTTGAACTTGGGCGGTTAACTCACAGTGATGTTTCAACGAAAGCGCAATTCGCTGCCGCGGCACTGGCTTTATCCCAGAGCCTTGATTGCAGTGTGCTCGCTAAAGGTGGCGATGTGAGCTTTGGTTGCACTGACATTCTTGCTGATACTCATGCTCAAACTCAGACTAACGCTCATGATATCGCTTACAAGAGTAATGGCTGGGATCTTGAGCTTGCCGAGGATTATCTAGTTTGTCGTCAAGTGCGCGCGAGCTCTAAACTGCATCAAAATGGGCGCTTCTGGTTAGCCAGCCAGCGGGTTAATACCCGTCATAACCATGGTAGTGGCTGTACTTTGTCATCGGCCATTGCCGCCGTGTTAGCGCAGGGTTTTGTATTGCAAGATGCGGTGGTGGTTGCGAAAGCCTATGTGAGTCAAGGCTTAAGCGCGGCGATTGGTTTAGGGCAAGGTCCAGGGCCGTTGGCCCGTAAGGGTTGGCCTAATAACTTGTCCCGCTATGCCAAGATAAATCTGTGTGATGGCAATTTTATTCGTCATCACCTCAATCGACATCTTGACGTTAGAAGTGATTTAGTTGCAACAGTTTTATCCGCAACAGATCAGGCAACCGCTCAGGTAAGAATAGCCTCGACGCCACCTCAAAATATTTTATCCCACGGTTTTAAAGTGCTCGATGCCGATCTTGGTGTTTACCCTGTGGTGAGTGACTTAACCATGCTGGAGGGTTTGTTAGCTGCGGGCGTTAAAACCCTGCAGTTACGGATAAAAACCGACATCAGCGAATTGACTAGTGCAGCGCCAGCCGAATTTAATTTAGGCAAGTCTGCGCTAAGTCGATGTGAGTCAGGCAAATCTAAGTCAGGCGAACCAGAGTTAATTGGCTCCGAATTAGAAGCACAAATTCAAATGGCCATTGCCTTAGGCAAGCATTTTAATGCACAGCTTTTTATTAATGATCACTGGCAGTTAGCGATAAAATACCATGCCTTCGGGGTACATTTAGGCCAAGAAGATCTCGCCGTTACTGACTTAGCGGCCATTCAAGCCGCGGGGCTCGCGCTAGGCATATCGAGCCACAGTTATTTCGAGTTGCTATTGGCGCACCAATACTCGCCATCCTACATAGCGCTTGGGCATATATTCCCAACCACAACGAAGCAAATGCCTTCGGCGCCCCAAGGGCTCGCAAAACTTAAACACTATGTGGCGTTACTCCAAGATCATTATCCCTTGGTCGCCATTGGCGGTATTGACTTAACAAATCTGGCAAAGGTGAAAGCTACAGGGGTTGGCAATATTGCTGTGGTGCGCGCAATAACGAAAGCTAAGGATCCGTTAGCCGCGTTTGCAGAGCTGAGCCAAGCTTGGGAGCAATGTAGCTTGTCTGAAGAACTGGCTGTAAAGCATGAGTTGGGTGCTAAGCATGAGTAAAAACCCACCGCTTCCTCACGCAGAGGTTCTTTGCGGTCATATACACAGCGACAATGAACACTGCGGCCATACACTCAGTGATGCCGATTTCATGCGTTATTCTCGGCAAGTCTTATTGCCTGAAGTCGGTGAGGCTGGGCAATTGCAACTGGTCGACGCCAGCGTTGTTATTATCGGTCTTGGCGGTTTAGGGCAATTGGCGGCGCAATATCTGGCCTGTGCAGGTATTGGTCGCTTGACCTTAATCGATATGGATAAGGTTGAAGTATCAAATCTGCCAAGACAATTGTTATTCAACGATGCCGATATTGGACTCAATAAGGCGCGAGTTGCCAAGCAAAAGCTCAATGGCATAGCACCGCATTGCACTGTTACTGCCTATGAAACAGCATTTAATGCTGCGACATCGGCTTATCATTTGGCGGATATTTTACAAATAAAACAACAAGGTAAAAGAGTTCTTGTACTTGACTGCACCGATAACTTTGCGACTCGCCAAGCCATTA of the Shewanella baltica genome contains:
- a CDS encoding bifunctional hydroxymethylpyrimidine kinase/phosphomethylpyrimidine kinase, translated to MLGIHGDNAPMNTERPAFVWTIAGSDSGGGAGIQADLATIQDLGCHGCSVITTVTAQSSVAVILVEPVSAAMLMAQLTTLLSDLPPKAIKIGLLADQTQVALLADWIASFKIHYPSVPVIVDPVMVASCGDALAVDNCQDIKSAAKSALDFKPFKGLIELITPNVLELGRLTHSDVSTKAQFAAAALALSQSLDCSVLAKGGDVSFGCTDILADTHAQTQTNAHDIAYKSNGWDLELAEDYLVCRQVRASSKLHQNGRFWLASQRVNTRHNHGSGCTLSSAIAAVLAQGFVLQDAVVVAKAYVSQGLSAAIGLGQGPGPLARKGWPNNLSRYAKINLCDGNFIRHHLNRHLDVRSDLVATVLSATDQATAQVRIASTPPQNILSHGFKVLDADLGVYPVVSDLTMLEGLLAAGVKTLQLRIKTDISELTSAAPAEFNLGKSALSRCESGKSKSGEPELIGSELEAQIQMAIALGKHFNAQLFINDHWQLAIKYHAFGVHLGQEDLAVTDLAAIQAAGLALGISSHSYFELLLAHQYSPSYIALGHIFPTTTKQMPSAPQGLAKLKHYVALLQDHYPLVAIGGIDLTNLAKVKATGVGNIAVVRAITKAKDPLAAFAELSQAWEQCSLSEELAVKHELGAKHE
- a CDS encoding HesA/MoeB/ThiF family protein, translating into MSKNPPLPHAEVLCGHIHSDNEHCGHTLSDADFMRYSRQVLLPEVGEAGQLQLVDASVVIIGLGGLGQLAAQYLACAGIGRLTLIDMDKVEVSNLPRQLLFNDADIGLNKARVAKQKLNGIAPHCTVTAYETAFNAATSAYHLADILQIKQQGKRVLVLDCTDNFATRQAINRSCIEAALPLVSASIAAFSGQLFAVDQMQFPSGGCYHCIFPAQTRVSQSCSTQGVLGPSVGVMASMQSLVAMKLLLNMDRCDESKSALLGRFWRFDAKSLSWTAATLTRDPHCDVCGPKEVRSSSDKLSKL